The window CCCATAAGGTATCAAAATTAAATGATAAAGGTCGCATGGAAATCCATGCGACCTTTTTATGATTTAATTTGTTAAAATAAAAGAAGCAAGTTACATAAATTGTACGAGGTTTAGAAGAAAGGTTTGAATTAAATGAAAACAATGCCGAACTGGTTAGAAAAGCGTGCCTATCTGACTCCGGAAAAAGAAGCTGTGATCACTGAAGACGGATACCGCATGACTTTTAATCAATTAAGAAATGATGCTAAGTCAGTAGCAACTTATCTACAACATTCAGGGATACAATCTGGCGATCATGTAGCTGTTTTAGCTATCAACTCCTATAAGATGATTGTTTTGATTCATGCTTTACAATACATTGGTGTTGTCAATGTATTGTTGAATACCCGTTTATCAGAGAAAGAGTGGGAATTCCAACTCAGTGATGCCCGTGCAAAATTACTTATCCATGACCCTGTATTTAAAGAAAATATTAAAGACACTGTTATAGAAACGATTGATATGACTAGTATCCCTTTAGATGCTAATGTGGCTGAAAACCTTCGCACTACTATCAATCAAGAAGAAACATCTCACATCATATATACCTCTGGAACAACTGGCCAACCAAAGGGTGTGCAATTGAGTTATGACAATCACTGGTCTAGTGCAACAGCTTCTGCTTTGAATCTTGGATTACATAATGATGATCGATGGCTTTTATGTCTTCCGATGTTCCATGTAGGTGGTCTTTCAATTATTTACAGAAGTGTAATTTACGGAATGCCAATCCATCTTTTCGAAAAATTCGATGTGGAAAAAGTTCACCAAGCAATTATGGAAGAAAATATTACAATTATATCGGCGGTTTCAGTAATGGCTGAGCAAATGATGGTACGTTTAGGAGATGGAAAATACCCAGATTCCTTCCGTTGCTTATTGCTAGGAGGGGGCCCAGCTTACCGCTCATTATTAGAAAAATGTCAGGGAAAAAATGTTCCTGTTTTTCAAACTTACGGTATGACCGAAACAGCTTCCCAGTTCAGTACACTGGATGAAAGTCACGCACTACAAAAATTAGGTTCAGCCGGAAAACCTTTATTTCCCGGGGAATTAATCATAGCGAATGAAGGCCACGAGGTGCCTATGGGTGAAGTTGGTGAAATTCTTGTAAAAGGCCCGAACGTGACTGAGGGTTATTGGAATCGACAAAAAGCGAATGATACCTCTTTTGAAAACGATTGGTTACATACAGGTGACCTAGGTTATTTGGATGAGGATGGCTTCTTATATGTCCTTGATCGACGCAAGGATCTTATCATATCAGGTGGGGAAAATATTTATCCAGCTGAAATCGAAAATGTATTAAAACAACATCCTGATATTGTAGATGCAGGGGTTGTCGGCAGAAATGATGAAAAGTGGGGTCATGTGCCTGTAGCATTTGTTACAATCAAGAATGAAGCATTAAATGAAACTGATGTGATTGAACACTGTCATCAATATTTAGCTAAATATAAAGTTCCTAAGCAAATATTTTTCAAAGAAAACTTACCAAGAAATGCAGCAAAAAAATTAATGCGTCATTTATTGGCGGATGAAGTACCAGAAAGGTAGATTCGATGAATTTAAAACAATTTGTAGTCAGGCAAGTTTCGATGAAGTTGAAGCAACCTTTTCAAACGGTAAATGGACTGGTAGTTACAAGAGAATGTCTAATCATAGAAGCTCACGACCAAGACGGCCGAATCGGCTACGGGGAGTGTGTGGCATTTCCAGATCCGTTTTACACTTCAGAAACGACTGCAACTGCATGGAACATCCTGAGAAATTTTCTATTCCCAATGTTAGAAAAAGAAAAAATAGAACGGCCTGAAGAAGTTGCTGGAGCTTTAAGCTCTGTCCAAGGGCACCAGATGGCAAAAGCAAGTATTGAAATGG of the Halalkalibacillus sediminis genome contains:
- a CDS encoding o-succinylbenzoate--CoA ligase translates to MKTMPNWLEKRAYLTPEKEAVITEDGYRMTFNQLRNDAKSVATYLQHSGIQSGDHVAVLAINSYKMIVLIHALQYIGVVNVLLNTRLSEKEWEFQLSDARAKLLIHDPVFKENIKDTVIETIDMTSIPLDANVAENLRTTINQEETSHIIYTSGTTGQPKGVQLSYDNHWSSATASALNLGLHNDDRWLLCLPMFHVGGLSIIYRSVIYGMPIHLFEKFDVEKVHQAIMEENITIISAVSVMAEQMMVRLGDGKYPDSFRCLLLGGGPAYRSLLEKCQGKNVPVFQTYGMTETASQFSTLDESHALQKLGSAGKPLFPGELIIANEGHEVPMGEVGEILVKGPNVTEGYWNRQKANDTSFENDWLHTGDLGYLDEDGFLYVLDRRKDLIISGGENIYPAEIENVLKQHPDIVDAGVVGRNDEKWGHVPVAFVTIKNEALNETDVIEHCHQYLAKYKVPKQIFFKENLPRNAAKKLMRHLLADEVPER